Part of the Zingiber officinale cultivar Zhangliang chromosome 6A, Zo_v1.1, whole genome shotgun sequence genome, TGTAAAGCACCTCTAGCATAAAACGCATGCCTCCATCCACAAAACTGTATGGAGAATTTGTTAGTAGGAAAAGcttcttccccttctccttcAACTTCTTGAGTAGGCAGAAAAGCTGACTCTGCAAAACACATGTATTTCATACTCTCAAATATGACAAAGCAACAGACAAAAATAGATCTGCAGCAACCTCTCATTTAAAGCCAAGAAAGAAATGTCTCAGTCAAGAATTATGAAAGTAAGACTCCTCTTACATTCTTCACAAGATACTTTGTAGGATCAGAAAGGATCTCTTTATGGAGCAAGCCACTTTTATGCACATGCTGAATTGCCTGGTTTATGTCTTCATAGACATTGGAAGGATCAAAATCTAGCTTGGCATCCACAAAATGTTGTATGGTATCGGCAATTAAGCATacctacaaaaagaaaagaagaaatattTGATATTAGAATCTGATAGACCAGGAGAAATTTTACCTAAACAGAGTGAGCCAATATTATAGTTTAGTGCAAGTCAGCGAGACGAACAAGTGGCAAAAAAGTGTGGTAGAGATAGCACTGCTGACATATTTCTAGCAGAGTTAGCTAGCACAACTTATTCATAAAGTAGTCCATATAAAAGAAACTATTGCTCTAATCTGAAGAAACTGGCTATGACTGATAATTGAGAAGAAAAGATCTATCTTAATGATACACTAGCAGCAGCATAAATAATTTACAAGCTTATGAGTACTTGATGAAAGCAAATACTTAGCTCAGGCCATTCTCTCACCATATATACCTTTTTTAATTGTCTCTCAAGTAGATTATGGAatcagaaatcaactaacagaaaccATTtcacatattatatatatatatatatatatatatagcatgaTTTACCTCGCTAAAACAAAAGAAGTCCATCAAACCAACAAGTACTCGTGCTTGGGCTCGACCAATATGACGAGAGCCATACATTTCCTTAATCTTCTCCAAGGAAATCTGATTAACAACCAACAAGATGTTTTAATGATATTGAAGTAATATTCATTGCTTGgtgcaatttagatctaatactgagaattttggttaaaatctaattaaaatattaaacatTTATTCCACTAATATCTAAAAACTATATCCATGGGTGTACAAACATTGGCTATTATTATCAAGAATGTAATTAAGATCAAAttcatttttattgagcttaaatATATCTCAATCATTACCCTGATAAAAATAGATAAATGACAAGGAAAAAGAAAGGTTTTTTTTCTTACAAAGGTACATCTCGTTCACTACCCTGATAAAACAAATGAATATATATAGTTCATTATCCTGATatcaaacaaaatatttttttttttttcatacaaaAATTCAGATTCTCAGAATCAATTATCTTAGATCAACAAAGGGACTAGAGAAAACTCATCACTATTTTACAATCTCTGTTTTAGTTCCTTTTAATTTTGATGAACTGATCTCTACCTTTTCCTTCGATCACTACTTTTCAACTTGATTATAATTTCACAGCGTTGAATTTTGCTgccatttcttttttattttaagagGACTGATCGGTGACGCTCTATTAAATCAAGTAGGTTTAAGAAGAAGTTAATTCAGTGTAGCAGAAATAATAGCCACATTAAGTGTAGCAATTACCCAGTTGCCATGAAAGGCACTATTATTTAATCTTGAAAGAAGAACACCACAATACCAAAGAATAGAGAGACTTATCATGTTGACCCACAAATCCAGGACATCAGCTTGCACACCCCTCCAAAGGAGCAGCTCAAAGATGTTGATGAGCCCTTGGCAAGCAGCATCGTGCATTGCACTGCGCTTGTAGATGTCCTGGAAGTTGTCGCCACTAGAGTTTCAAGGAACTCATGGATCCCGACTAGTTCACCCTCACTAGCAAAGTACATGAGGTAGATATTGAAGTCGAAGAACATCATAAAGGGAGCTTCACCAGGAGATATTCTTGTTGGTGAGGCACTGCATGGAGCAACAACAATGCGTTGGCCAAAGGCATTCACCGTGTGGCATCACAACATCAGGAGGAAGTGAAGGAGGGAGGGGTGCAGCAAAGTAGAGCCAAGTCAAGTCGTCAAGGCCACAAATGGCAAAATGAAAAGAAGTGGCAGAAAAGGAGGAGATGAGGTGGAGAGCATACTCCAAGAGGATCAGAGGAGAGTGGTACTCCATTTGCCGAAGCACCTGCCAAAAAATAGGGTCGTTGAGGTGCAACATGCACACCATGAACCGCAGCAAGTTGCTTCCCACGCACGTTAAACCAGTCTAATCATACAGGCCCTTTCGAGCCCTGTTCAAATGAGAGTCGTAATGTTCATTTGAAAGGGTTCTCATGGTTTTGGAAACATCAAATAGATAGATGGGTCCTATTTCGGAATTTTGAATCATGGAGGACCAGAGCAGGGTAGTTGCTCATAAACTTACACAGAACCAAGACTAATTTACTACTGTTGCCTCTTGAAAGTGAGTACATTTTTTgggaaaaatcaattttcatggaACTACCAAAGAGCTTCTCCTTTTTCAAAAAGCTTTTAGTCATCAAAACAAAATTTTGCACGTTCATAATGTTAAAAATTTCAGCTATGTCCAAAAGGTACTTAAGCAATTTAAAGAATTTAATCTTTTCTCCCTCCCTATATTTGCAAACAGATAGAAAAGGTGCTTAAggaattaaaatattataaaacctTTAAACATACGTTGAGAAAAGAGAATAATGAGTGCTACTAAAGTGAAGTTTCTTTGACTAACCTATCGTTCATAAagaataattaatttattttgttagaagtaaataacataaatatcaaataaaataacAGTATAAGCTATAGAACAACATATAACATACAAACTATTATATAGTTTCTGGTTATGTTCCACCAGTCATATCATTATCAAACATTTGCATTAATTTTTTCCACAGAATATAGAAGTTACTTTTCTGAAACAATTCTAACTTACAcgtcttaaatttttttaaaatggcaTTTTCGTAGCTTTATCAAGTTAAAGAATGACAGAAAATTCCCTAAAATAGTATTATCCAATGACgtaaaacatataaaaataatcAATGTTATGGCTCTTAGTGTACGAATACCAAACTGAACAaataagtaaacaaaagaatATCCTCTTGGCTACAAATTTCTACATTAGCATAATTGGTTATTTATCTAATTTGCTAGTTGGCTTCAAATATTTGATGAGACCTAGTGTATATATATGTTGACAGGGATAACAATGTTTATAAACAAGCAAACATTGACACAACTATTGGGAGATTACCTAAGGTGGAATTGCTGCAAACTTATCTTAACTTTTCTGACATGTATAGCCTGAAAATTAAGTCTTTTACAACTATGTAAATTATAACATAGTATCATCGTATAGAAGGCAAAAGAGGTTACCTTGTGGCGTCCAAAAAAGCACCCATCTGTTTCAATAGACCCGAAAAAGTCAAGCTTCAGAAGGCATCCTCTGAGCCTGTCATAACACAGTCCTCTGATTGGAAATGTTGGATCATATTCAAACAGCAAACAACTCTCAGGATACCGGAGCTGAGCATCACATTCAACAAATCAAGAGTTATTCTCACAACCTATAACGGATACAGAATAAGTATTCATTAGGTTATGCTGACAGACCTCATTTACAAGATGCTTTTTGGCGAGGTCGTAGATCAAATTTTGCAGGTTTCCAGAGTAATGCGCAAGTGTGTAGTCATAATCAAATCCGAAGACCTCAATATCGTCTAACCTCACATTCCTGTTCACATAGATGCCTGTTACCGCAAGAATATAGGAAAACGAATGTCAGGTTCCAATATTCCCCTTTCCCGAACCAAAACTTGATAAACACGCGGATAAGGGGGAGAAAAGGGCGTGCCTTCTGGATCCATCTTGGGCATGTCCTTGAGTGCGACGGGAATGTTTAGAAAGCTTCTTTTCGCCTCCTCATATGCATGCCGAATCTTCTCAATCTCATCCACGAATTTTTCATCGGACCCCATCGAGGGAGCTGCAGTGCTACTGAACTCCCGCCGACATGCTCCTTCCTCAAACCCTAAGGCCGAGAAACCCCTAATTTAGTCCCAAAATAGTTCGCGCCGATAGAGGACCAACCAGGAAAACAACATCGAAAACACGAACCTCCTCGCCATCCCGAGCGAGAATAACTCATCGAGAGAACCGATTCCTGCTGAACTtatgaaagaaaaagaatattGAGGCCGGCATCGAAGTCTGTCAACAAAAATTATGTGCGCACTCGAGCTCGTTACCAATTTGCGGTTGCGGGAGGTTAATAACGGGGCAAGAGCCCTTCTCGTTGCCGCCGCCATTTCCCAGGTGACGGAAGAGGGAGGAAAAAACTAGCGCTCCCGCAGAAGCGTCGGATCGCCGTCGAATTCGATGGCGTGCGGCGGCGAAGAGCAGTTGACCGCGGAGGATAGATGAAGTCAAGGCACGAGACGCGGAGGATCGCCTCGCTTTTTTTATAAGccggcaaaaggcgaatacgtcgCCCCAGCGGTGATTGAGGAGGCAAAGGGGCAGGTGGGCTGAGTTCTGAGATTCGGCCCAAGATCTTATCCGGCAATCAATTTGTCACTTACCAACTCAACTAAATCCTTGTGCGCCTGCTTTGGTAAGCGTAGCCAGATGGCATTGTCAATTGGCACGCCTGATTTACACGCGTTGCTTTACGCGCAAGTCCTGTCCGTCGATGGTGGCAAAGCGCTCTGGCGGCGCGTGATCCTGTATTCTCTTTACAAGGACATCTCACTTTAAGAAATATCAAAAggcgttcattttttttttgttttgtgtttctttttttttcaaaaaaacgcCCCCTGTTTCTTGCCAGCTTTTAGCTGAAAATGTCGCTTTTCTCCCTGATTAGTGTATGGTTATAAACGAGTCGAGTCAAGTCGAGTCAAGTCGAATCGAGTTTTGaaatgttcaagtttgtttgataagatagtcgagccgagccgagccgagtcgcgcttaaaatgaaccaaacttttgaaatgtgtattcaaacttggtttggtttattttttatgagcttgagcttggtttgtttagatgttattaagctctcaattcaagtttagcttgaacttggttcgagcttggcttgagcttggtttaagcttggttcgtttagatgttatcaaactctcaattcaagcttgtttgattgtttgaaactttaattgtttgattgattattaatattgataatttaaatttatttatttatttattttattttattatttatttaacatattgaaaagaattttattaatacatATGATTCGTGAgcattgttcacgaatattgttcacgaacgttgtttacgaacgttaacgagctgaacatatatgtgttcaaggttgtttgtttagcttaacgagctgttcaaacttgtttgtttaattaatctaatatatattgaatgaacataaacaagttcttaccaagccgaacactaaACTTGTTCGCGAACGTTTGATTTATTTACAATCCTAATCGAGCGCATTATCCTACTGTCGATCGGCTCCTTgtcatttataattattttttttaatgtaatttaaGTCTTACGAACGGACTATAAATAACGTTTAGAAAACGCATAATTAACTTTTATTAcaataatatatattaattttactaTTATTGATTACTATTCTTTGAATTGTAGTACCTACGACACATATTATAATAACtatatattataataactataatTTTATAAATGTAACAACATTAATATTAGATGAGTAGTCTGAATCTATTATTAAATAGTAATTATTATCATATGAATATTAGATgaacaaattaaatttatattataataattataattttataattattataacttGAATGATATATTAGTAAAATTGAATGTGCACTGTATTAGTTATGAAATAATAACGGAtaacatgaatatttttgaatCGAATAAGAATGAAAATTAGGATTTTAACACGAAATTTAAGCGCATggtaataatgaaaataataacgAAGGTCAGGAGGATAAATATATACACAACGGAACAATAACAAGCAATTAAAACGCAAATGCATTTGATCATTTCatttgggaaaaaaaaacaatgagCGTCTTTTAACTTTTGGCTTTTTTATCTGGATACGGTGATAAACTTGAACCCTAGAGAATCGGTTCAAGTATAGACGAGCTAATGTGACGATTAAAATTAATAGGAGGATAAAGGTACTCGTAATAGTAGTGATAGAACCGAGTTGATTATATGGGTGATCGGACATGAATATTTGATTGGGCCTTGAACCCGGTTAGATTTAGCATCTCAACCTAGGACTAACAAGTCATCTTCATTGTTAAATAGTAAATACTCCGATCCACGGACCGAGCCGATCGGGCTTTAGGGCCGACCGAGCTCGACGTGCCCCCACTCAGCTTAAGGGATAGGCCAAGTGAGCGCCAAGTCAAATATGATACCCTATAAGGTCGAACGGGCATGCTCCTAACCGATTGGCTGTCAACTGGCCTACAGAAGAGCTCATGCACCTGTCATGTCGCACTCTTATGGAAGTTTTGTGCTGTGAAGGATAGAGAATATTCCATAGATAAATCGTACTTTAAAAACTTCTAGCCTGTCATCACATAGATTTGCGTGCTCATTTAACGAaaagtgtcagagacactttatggCTTGTCTTTTCCTAGTAATGCTTTGGGACAACATGTCAATACTTTGAGAAACGTGCATAAAACaatagtgacactataaaaagaTTTCTATCTACAAGAGGAAGTATGCAATGCAATGCTTCATATTTTAACACATATTGCTATAGTTTTTTACTATTCTTCTCTTCCTCATACACgaatcactaacttgagcgtcggagggtcaacgccaGAAAACTCTTCCCTAGCCCAGCACTAACGCTCCTATTGTTGCAGGACAGCGCGAAGTCTTCATCAAGTTAACAGTGGAGCCATGTTTCCAGCTCACCACCTTCATAGCTTTCGGACAGAATCATATTTGACGTCATCTATGAGAATCTCACATGCATTCAAGGCGTGAGGATAGAGGACATTGGACGATTCACGACTGTGACCTTAACGTTGGAAGAATTAGAGATGTTAATAAGCACCTGAGCTACaaagatagtggagcaacaacaacaagtggTGGTCGAGTGCCGAACGCTGCATGACCTAGCCATCTTTGCCATAGGACAACACGCCGAACATGGGACCTGAACAGAGGATCCAGCAGCTCACAAGTCGAACCACCAGCCGGCAGGTGATTTCTAGCAAGAACCCGCTCCACACACCAAATTGCCACAAGTGTTGAATGCACCAATCCAGTACCATAGGGTGCTGTTTCGAACGCCCCTCCAAAGAGCATGACCGAGCAGAGAGGACACAAGGATCATCTTCAGAAGATGCACCTGTCCAGGATATGCGCAAAGGTAAGGCACCCCAAATGGAAGACTCTCCCGAACAGATGAACACATTGTTCTTCCAAGAGATTCTCGAAGATTAGTTGCCTCCCCATTATCATCCTTTTACGACCAGAGAGTATGGAGGAGCAACTGACCCGAAAGACCATCTACTCAAGTTCGAGAACATGGCCATACTTCACCAGTATACTAACAGAGTTAAATGTCGAGTGTTTCTCACTACTGTATCCGGCTTAGTGCAGAAATGATTCAAGCGACTGCTGATCGGCTCAATTTGTTGCTTTAAAGACTTTATAATGACATTTTTTTATCATTTCGCCAGCAGCCACCAATGCCAGAAGACGACTATCAATTTGTTCTCGCTCAAGCAGGAACCCAAGGAAGCTATGCGGCTTACATTAAAAGATTCAATCAAGTGGCTATAGATGTCCCGTCAACTACTCAAGAAATATTGGTAAGTGCATTTTCGCAAGGACTTTTGGATAATGATTTCTTCAGATCCCTCATCAGGAGCCCCCAAAGGACTTCGACTGGCTACTCGGACGAGCCACAAAATACATCGACGTCGaagatgttggatcgagaagcgctagaggggggtgaatagcgctcgtggctatttcgcgtTCGATTCGGAATCATAAAATACGAGTAATTAAATGCAGCAGAATaacgaaaagaaaataaagcaacacagagagacacaaggagttacttggttcggagcctgtggcgactcctactccaaggcccgcgatcgttgatcgcttccggtgagcaataactataagctcgaataatggttacagaattattacaatctacttGCAAtgaaaaagtataccgacaataagagTATGTAATTtcgaagcttcaggtcgtcgggatctcgttgcagcacttcgggatcatctCGGTAGCagtttgtagcagaaagatcgcttggaagttgttgtatTAAGCTGCTACTCGAAGACCCCTTTTATACAGTGTTGGAGGCGCTTCCAAgcctgtttgaggcgcctccaggccgccgagtcgcacgcatgGATCAGCTttgatctggtcgcgccttatcccattgaaggcgcctccatggctggtccaaggcgcctccaatgcctggtccaaggcgccttcagcctggtccgaggcgcctcagctCTACTGCGCTGGCTTTTTctggctagcacccgaggcgcctccaagccccatggggtgcctcggacactgttcatccgaggtcaaatgtgcttctttgttcctacaaaatgtgttagtctcaaacacaaaccctgcaaaacaaagttagtacaggaatatgataaatgatataatcGATAGTCATCGGattatccgggtctgacttcggatttccaaccggaaaccctaggtcgacccgacgcctattgtcccttctacagggaacgcgtcctcatctactccactcaggagatttacctattacCAGTGCAATcttccaaatcgactggacttttgctcagcgtttgaaacttctggactttctgctgaacttccgcttcccggcccgtccagtcttccacctgattcgtgacaccaggactttccacctagggttaccaccccctaggacttttgtctgaagctctcgaccc contains:
- the LOC121997361 gene encoding 5'-nucleotidase domain-containing protein DDB_G0275467-like, encoding MAAATRRALAPLLTSRNRKLQESVLSMSYSRSGWRGGFEEGACRREFSSTAAPSMGSDEKFVDEIEKIRHAYEEAKRSFLNIPVALKDMPKMDPEGIYVNRNVRLDDIEVFGFDYDYTLAHYSGNLQNLIYDLAKKHLVNELRYPESCLLFEYDPTFPIRGLCYDRLRGCLLKLDFFGSIETDGCFFGRHKISLEKIKEMYGSRHIGRAQARVLVGLMDFFCFSEVCLIADTIQHFVDAKLDFDPSNVYEDINQAIQHVHKSGLLHKEILSDPTKYLVKNSQLFCLLKKLKEKGKKLFLLTNSPYSFVDGGMRFMLEDIGDVRNSWRELFDVVIAKANKPHFYTSEHPFRCYDIANDTLAFTAVDQLLPDQVYYHGCLTSFLQITKWKGPEVIYFGDHLFSDLRGPSKAGWRTAAIIHELENEIKIQNGERYRSYQAKFHIIEELLGKLYATVVSGERGHDYRRLVQELNVERQHCRSTMRSLFNSNFGATFLTDTGQESAFSYHIHQYADIYTSKPENFSSCSLESWLHVPYDIKIMPHHVKVPSSLLKSQ